In the genome of Massilia sp. UMI-21, the window GGTCCTGCTGGAACAGCGCCGGCTTGTCCGCCACGCCTTCCAGCATGAAGGGCACCAGGGGCGACTTGGTGTCGCTGGCAAGCTTCTTGTACATGTTGAAGAAGCTTTCGGTATAGGCGCGGCCGTAGTTGGGCGGCATGCGCATTCCCACCAGCACCACCTTGGCGTGCTTCTGCTGCGCCATGTTCACCATCGCGCGCAGGTTGCCTTCGGCCGCCGCCACCGGCAGGCCGCGCAGGCCGTCGTTGGCGCCGAGTGCAAGCACGACGACGTCGGGCCGGTGCTGCTCCAGCAGGGCGGGGAGGCGGGTGCGCCCGCCGATGGTGGTCTCGCCGCTGATGCTGGCATTGACCACCTTGGCCGGCAGCTTCTTCGATGCGAGTTTCTGTTCGAGCAGGGCGACCCAGCCGCTGCCGCGCGTGATGCCGTATTCCGCCGATAGGCTGTCGCCCACCACGAGCACGGTTTTTGGTGCAGAATAGGCGTTCGCCGATGCGGCCAGCATCCAGCAGGTCAGGATCGAAGCAAGGACAGTCAACTTCTTAAGAAAATTTAGCATGCGTGATCACCCCGAGGCGTACAAGAACGGTCC includes:
- a CDS encoding arylesterase, yielding MLNFLKKLTVLASILTCWMLAASANAYSAPKTVLVVGDSLSAEYGITRGSGWVALLEQKLASKKLPAKVVNASISGETTIGGRTRLPALLEQHRPDVVVLALGANDGLRGLPVAAAEGNLRAMVNMAQQKHAKVVLVGMRMPPNYGRAYTESFFNMYKKLASDTKSPLVPFMLEGVADKPALFQQDRLHPLAAAHPIILNNIWPKFAPLVKE